A genomic window from Shewanella vesiculosa includes:
- a CDS encoding DUF6795 domain-containing protein — MFSMFKKVDVEVFPEVIGSLTHEGKPLAGIKLKRGYKYSGVMEEIEWDYTTTDNEGKFSFPEIIYSTSHPNKPFAETRVAQAIKVAEGDYTDTFLWSTVARGEKHISYLVERLAQLNCDLANEAISQEIIDEEFPSGVVRYQIFSICRWPELEKLEIEKQKRFGE, encoded by the coding sequence ATGTTTAGCATGTTTAAAAAAGTCGATGTCGAAGTGTTTCCTGAAGTGATAGGTAGCTTAACCCATGAGGGAAAACCGCTAGCCGGTATTAAGCTAAAAAGGGGTTATAAGTATTCTGGTGTAATGGAAGAAATAGAATGGGATTACACCACGACTGACAATGAAGGGAAATTTAGCTTTCCTGAAATTATTTACAGTACAAGTCACCCTAACAAGCCTTTCGCCGAAACGCGCGTTGCGCAAGCAATTAAAGTCGCAGAAGGTGACTATACAGACACTTTTCTTTGGTCAACAGTGGCTAGAGGCGAGAAACATATATCTTATCTAGTCGAGCGATTAGCACAATTAAATTGTGACCTAGCTAATGAAGCCATTAGTCAAGAAATCATTGATGAAGAGTTCCCCAGCGGAGTTGTGCGATATCAGATATTCAGTATTTGTCGCTGGCCTGAACTGGAAAAATTAGAAATCGAGAAGCAAAAAAGATTCGGTGAATAG